A window from Bacillota bacterium encodes these proteins:
- a CDS encoding NAD(P)-dependent oxidoreductase produces MKKTFKPHRAMAEAGRCLFCHDAPCVRGCPVGIDIPGFIRRLSQRNFAGAARLIRTANPFGAVCARVCPAEVLCEKSCTSSGLAEPIAIADLQRFAMEHAVARAGSASPKPVPTGRSVGVIGAGPAGLSAALLLAQEGHSVTVFEAEQEPGGIMRYGIPSYRLPKEVVRAEVEQVERAGVEIRLGVTVGKDVPADSLLSSFDVVFIGAGLGKPLAPQLPGDEVAGVISAYSFLHHVSDPDGHGPHPDIPDPLGRVVVLGGGNVAVDAACVAKRLGADSVTIAYRRTQAEMPAWPREIEFARQEGVEFEFLISPVEVIGADGKVIGVKVAHMRLEGTDESGRARPVPAGEPDELIGADTVILAFGQGPNEEVFRMFDGLERDARGMVWVDEKTGATSVPGVFAGGDGVNGGSTVVEAVAEGIRAARGISQYLRGATATS; encoded by the coding sequence GTGAAGAAGACATTCAAACCCCACCGGGCAATGGCGGAAGCCGGGCGGTGCCTGTTCTGCCACGATGCGCCGTGTGTTCGGGGTTGTCCGGTTGGAATCGACATCCCCGGTTTCATCCGCAGGCTCTCCCAGCGGAACTTCGCGGGGGCCGCAAGGCTGATAAGGACGGCAAACCCGTTCGGGGCTGTATGCGCAAGGGTGTGCCCCGCGGAGGTCCTGTGCGAGAAGAGCTGCACCAGCTCGGGCCTGGCCGAGCCTATTGCCATCGCAGACCTCCAGAGATTCGCGATGGAGCACGCGGTGGCCCGAGCGGGCAGTGCCTCGCCCAAGCCTGTTCCCACGGGCCGCAGTGTCGGAGTGATCGGTGCGGGACCCGCTGGTCTGTCTGCCGCCCTTCTGCTGGCACAGGAAGGCCACTCTGTCACGGTGTTCGAGGCCGAGCAGGAGCCCGGTGGCATCATGCGTTATGGTATACCATCCTATCGGCTCCCGAAGGAGGTTGTCAGGGCTGAAGTCGAGCAGGTAGAGCGTGCGGGGGTCGAGATCCGTCTTGGAGTGACGGTAGGGAAAGACGTGCCAGCGGACTCTCTGCTGTCCAGTTTCGATGTGGTGTTCATCGGGGCGGGCCTGGGCAAGCCACTGGCCCCCCAGCTTCCCGGGGATGAGGTGGCGGGTGTGATCTCTGCCTACTCATTTCTGCACCATGTGAGTGACCCGGATGGGCACGGCCCGCACCCAGACATACCAGACCCACTGGGGAGAGTGGTAGTGCTGGGCGGGGGGAATGTGGCGGTGGACGCGGCGTGTGTCGCGAAAAGACTCGGGGCGGACAGTGTAACCATCGCCTACAGGAGGACCCAGGCGGAGATGCCCGCGTGGCCCCGTGAGATCGAATTCGCCCGGCAGGAGGGAGTCGAGTTCGAGTTCCTCATCTCCCCGGTTGAGGTCATCGGTGCAGATGGCAAGGTAATAGGGGTGAAGGTAGCTCACATGAGGCTCGAAGGCACCGATGAATCGGGGAGGGCTAGACCCGTGCCGGCTGGAGAGCCTGACGAACTGATCGGTGCGGACACGGTCATCCTCGCTTTCGGCCAAGGGCCGAACGAGGAGGTATTCCGGATGTTCGATGGGCTCGAGAGAGACGCGCGCGGGATGGTCTGGGTGGACGAGAAGACTGGAGCCACATCAGTTCCGGGGGTGTTCGCCGGGGGAGACGGGGTGAACGGGGGCTCGACTGTTGTGGAGGCAGTGGCGGAAGGGATCCGTGCGGCCCGGGGGATCTCCCAGTACCTCCGGGGCGCAACGGCGACCTCATAA
- the preA gene encoding NAD-dependent dihydropyrimidine dehydrogenase subunit PreA, with product MSVDLSISFAGIRFENPFTLAASPCTDSAEMVSRAFEAGWAGAVMKTTSVEEEVVELCYPMMAGLDFDDKKVVGLENIDLISERHIDLVEQDVRELKANYPTKIVGASIMGARKEHWQTLVRRLEAAGVDFIECSFSCPHGMPERGMGSTIGQDPELTERTARWVREAATRVPVVIKVTPLVADLPAIARAVVRSGAHAVCAINTVKSLIGVDLDTFVPYPNVGGKSTYGGYSGAAIKPIALRCVAEVAKAVNIPIAATGGITTWRDAAEFLLVGATNLQICTAVMKHGFRVIDDLIDGLSIYLEEKGLSGVEELVGRALPNIVDHSELSRSYRPVSEINLETCIKCDVCYISCRDGGHQAISLDENRLPRVDEEKCVGCGMCATVCPVWDCVRLVPR from the coding sequence ATGTCGGTAGACCTTTCTATCAGTTTTGCGGGGATAAGGTTTGAGAACCCATTTACCTTGGCGGCCTCACCGTGCACTGACAGTGCGGAGATGGTGTCCAGGGCGTTCGAGGCGGGGTGGGCCGGCGCAGTCATGAAGACCACCTCGGTAGAGGAAGAGGTTGTGGAGCTGTGCTATCCCATGATGGCAGGCCTGGATTTTGACGACAAGAAGGTCGTGGGCCTTGAGAACATCGACCTCATCTCCGAGCGCCACATCGACCTCGTTGAACAGGATGTCCGAGAGCTCAAGGCCAACTACCCCACGAAAATCGTGGGAGCGAGCATCATGGGAGCGAGAAAGGAGCATTGGCAGACCCTCGTCCGGAGGCTCGAGGCCGCGGGCGTGGACTTCATAGAGTGCAGTTTCTCCTGCCCCCACGGGATGCCTGAGAGGGGAATGGGGTCCACCATCGGGCAGGACCCGGAACTCACAGAACGGACTGCCCGGTGGGTTCGGGAGGCGGCAACCAGAGTCCCAGTGGTGATCAAAGTCACGCCTCTCGTCGCAGATCTGCCTGCCATCGCCAGAGCCGTGGTCCGGTCCGGGGCGCACGCGGTCTGTGCAATAAACACGGTCAAGAGCCTGATAGGCGTGGACCTCGACACCTTCGTGCCCTATCCGAATGTGGGGGGGAAGTCCACTTACGGTGGGTACTCCGGGGCTGCGATCAAGCCGATCGCGCTGAGATGTGTCGCCGAGGTGGCAAAGGCCGTGAACATCCCGATTGCGGCCACGGGCGGCATTACAACATGGAGGGATGCAGCGGAGTTCCTGCTCGTGGGGGCGACGAATCTTCAGATTTGTACGGCTGTAATGAAACATGGGTTCAGGGTCATCGACGACCTCATTGATGGACTCTCCATCTACCTCGAGGAGAAGGGTCTATCCGGGGTGGAGGAGCTCGTGGGCCGGGCGCTTCCAAACATCGTGGACCATAGCGAGCTTTCCCGGTCTTACCGACCTGTGTCCGAGATCAACCTGGAGACCTGCATCAAATGCGACGTCTGCTACATCTCCTGCAGGGACGGAGGACACCAGGCCATATCTCTCGACGAGAACAGGCTTCCCAGGGTGGACGAGGAGAAATGCGTTGGCTGTGGCATGTGCGCCACAGTCTGCCCCGTGTGGGACTGCGTTCGGCTCGTTCCGAGATAG
- a CDS encoding FAD binding domain-containing protein yields MRTFKTVWARSGPEAVAALAADSGAMILAGGTDLVVKMKEGRAVPNTLVNIEGASDLSCIEDLGDQIRVGAACTHHAITSSTLIRTKAPLLAEACLSIGSPQIRNRGTIGGNLCTASPAGDAIAALVALEAIVEILGPGGVREIAVSEFLVGPGRTTLAGDEIVRAVRVPVDTGEHVWGFRKLGQRRAMSISIASVAARARLCQGVLSDLRVSLGSVAPTVVRAYELERETLGVESTPDALAAACRKARNAACPISDIRGSREYRLAVVEALSYQVIVGMLRPDQFRPTLQVDDRDLETRGVAQASWREQSGQTLQPAGSCDACPVGSLDLSDGRRGQLGGPRGGTIRVSIEFFGDLRPLAPGGRLDRELPAGSTAADLLGSLPIGDRSYVVVLVNMRRAFDDTVLADGDSISLMNPVGGGA; encoded by the coding sequence GTGCGTACTTTCAAGACTGTGTGGGCGAGGTCTGGGCCTGAGGCTGTGGCGGCACTTGCCGCCGATTCGGGCGCGATGATCCTTGCGGGCGGGACAGACCTGGTCGTCAAGATGAAAGAGGGGAGAGCCGTCCCAAACACCCTCGTGAACATTGAGGGTGCTTCCGACCTGTCCTGCATCGAGGATCTGGGCGACCAGATCCGGGTGGGGGCCGCGTGCACACACCATGCGATCACCTCATCCACTCTCATCCGCACAAAGGCCCCGCTTCTCGCGGAGGCGTGTCTTTCGATAGGCTCACCCCAGATCAGAAACAGAGGGACCATCGGTGGGAATCTGTGCACCGCGTCCCCTGCCGGAGACGCCATAGCCGCACTCGTTGCGCTTGAGGCCATAGTGGAGATCCTGGGCCCTGGCGGTGTCAGAGAGATTGCTGTCTCCGAGTTCCTGGTAGGCCCAGGCCGCACCACGCTGGCCGGGGACGAGATCGTCCGGGCGGTACGAGTCCCGGTGGATACCGGGGAACATGTGTGGGGATTCCGCAAGCTGGGCCAGAGGCGGGCCATGTCCATCTCGATTGCCAGCGTCGCCGCGCGCGCCAGGCTTTGCCAGGGAGTTCTCTCAGATCTCAGGGTCTCCCTGGGATCGGTCGCTCCCACGGTGGTCCGCGCTTACGAGCTGGAGCGCGAGACACTCGGAGTCGAGTCGACTCCGGACGCCCTCGCCGCTGCATGTAGGAAGGCCAGGAACGCGGCCTGCCCCATCTCCGACATTCGCGGGTCTCGCGAGTACCGTCTCGCCGTGGTGGAGGCTCTATCCTATCAGGTCATCGTCGGGATGCTCCGGCCCGACCAGTTCCGGCCCACCCTACAGGTGGATGACCGGGACCTGGAGACGCGCGGGGTTGCTCAGGCGTCGTGGCGTGAACAGAGCGGGCAGACTCTTCAGCCAGCCGGATCCTGCGATGCTTGTCCGGTCGGATCCCTCGATCTGTCGGACGGGCGGCGCGGTCAGCTAGGCGGGCCGCGAGGGGGCACGATCCGCGTGTCTATCGAGTTCTTTGGGGACCTGAGGCCTCTCGCGCCGGGCGGGCGACTCGACCGGGAACTCCCTGCGGGGTCCACCGCAGCGGATCTTCTGGGGTCTCTGCCCATTGGTGACAGGTCCTACGTGGTTGTGCTCGTCAACATGCGACGCGCGTTCGATGACACGGTCCTCGCCGACGGGGATAGCATCTCGCTGATGAACCCCGTGGGCGGCGGCGCATGA
- a CDS encoding molybdopterin-dependent oxidoreductase, whose translation MGDFRWVGKPVARVDAVDKVAGSQRYMGDLVFPGMVYGRVLRSRHPHALIKSIDTSRAEKAPGVIRVLTWRDVPGLNAYGIVVPDQPVLCHEKVRYMGDAVALIIAESEGEAEAALDLVAIEYDPLPVVTDAEAAMSADSPMVHEPGNIHLHTHVENGNTEAGFAQADVVVEGVYYTPRQMHAFLEPESGVGVPEKGGGVTVYCGSQHPYRDQMQISRSLRMKPSQIRVVSTPAGGAFGGKDEITLQILVALGAMATGLPVKIVLSREESVIAGWKRHPMKIYMKTGALRDGTLIAHEARVVADTGAYASLGGPVTNLCLENCCGVYRIPNISLSGFCVYTNNGVSGAFRGFGVPQATFAMETQMDKIADALGMDRLEIRKQNALRGGEKSPLGHTMADAVGTSRTLEEAGRHELWVRREELKKESSAPWRKRGVGLAVQMQGTGLGMGLPDYGAALIRLVSGGRFVVSLSCPEIGQGNSTTYAQMAAESLGCGIGDVTVITGDTALGPDSGSCTASRSVYTGGNAISLAARQMREKLQAEAGRVLGVEPEGVVIESGAARAGERRVSFSELAAMVSAEGREISADGAFIWPVADKPVQGAVGLPHLINSYVTHLALVEVDEMTGETEVLRIVAITDAGRVVNPQGLVGQSEGGAVMGMGYALMEDTIIEDGITKTPNFSTYIVPTSMDTPEVETRAVEVLEPTGPFGAKGIGEAVMVPVAPAITGAIRDAVGVWLDRIPATAERVLAKIWENRENRR comes from the coding sequence ATGGGGGACTTCAGGTGGGTTGGAAAACCTGTTGCTAGGGTGGATGCTGTTGACAAAGTCGCCGGGTCTCAGAGGTACATGGGCGACCTTGTATTCCCGGGGATGGTCTACGGCCGCGTGCTGCGGAGTCGGCATCCGCATGCTCTGATCAAGTCCATAGATACCTCGAGGGCGGAAAAGGCCCCTGGGGTGATCAGGGTGCTCACTTGGCGTGACGTCCCGGGGTTGAATGCCTACGGAATCGTTGTCCCCGATCAGCCCGTGTTGTGCCACGAGAAGGTCCGGTACATGGGTGACGCAGTGGCACTCATCATCGCTGAATCAGAGGGAGAGGCGGAGGCAGCCCTCGATCTGGTCGCTATCGAGTATGACCCTCTACCCGTGGTCACCGACGCAGAGGCCGCGATGTCAGCGGACTCCCCAATGGTCCACGAACCCGGAAACATCCATCTCCATACGCATGTGGAGAATGGCAACACCGAGGCAGGGTTCGCCCAGGCTGATGTGGTGGTGGAGGGCGTGTACTATACCCCCAGGCAGATGCACGCCTTTCTTGAGCCTGAGTCTGGAGTGGGAGTGCCTGAGAAGGGTGGGGGAGTCACAGTCTACTGCGGATCCCAGCACCCCTACAGAGACCAGATGCAGATCTCCAGGTCCCTCAGGATGAAGCCTTCCCAGATCCGTGTAGTCTCCACTCCGGCTGGAGGGGCGTTCGGGGGAAAAGACGAAATCACCCTGCAGATTCTTGTGGCGCTCGGGGCGATGGCGACCGGGCTGCCGGTCAAGATAGTCCTCTCCCGTGAAGAGTCAGTCATCGCCGGGTGGAAGCGCCACCCGATGAAAATCTACATGAAAACAGGAGCCCTACGCGACGGCACTTTGATTGCCCATGAGGCCCGGGTCGTCGCCGACACAGGCGCCTACGCTTCGCTCGGCGGGCCTGTCACCAACCTGTGCCTTGAGAACTGCTGCGGCGTATACCGGATCCCGAACATCTCACTCTCCGGCTTCTGCGTCTACACGAACAACGGTGTGTCAGGCGCGTTTCGCGGATTCGGGGTTCCGCAGGCCACCTTCGCGATGGAGACCCAGATGGACAAGATTGCAGACGCCCTGGGCATGGACCGCCTCGAGATCAGGAAGCAGAACGCACTGAGGGGCGGGGAGAAGTCGCCCCTCGGGCACACGATGGCAGACGCGGTCGGGACCTCCCGCACTCTTGAGGAAGCCGGCAGACACGAGTTGTGGGTGCGCAGGGAGGAGTTGAAGAAAGAGTCATCCGCCCCGTGGCGCAAGCGAGGGGTTGGACTGGCGGTCCAGATGCAAGGCACTGGCCTCGGGATGGGGCTTCCCGACTATGGTGCCGCCCTCATCCGCCTGGTGTCCGGAGGCAGGTTCGTGGTGTCGCTCTCCTGCCCCGAAATCGGGCAGGGAAACTCCACGACATATGCGCAGATGGCAGCGGAATCTCTGGGATGCGGCATTGGGGATGTGACGGTCATAACGGGCGACACCGCCCTCGGGCCCGACTCAGGGAGCTGCACCGCGTCGAGGTCCGTTTACACAGGGGGCAATGCTATATCCCTTGCTGCACGACAGATGAGAGAGAAACTCCAGGCTGAGGCAGGTCGTGTGCTCGGGGTCGAACCCGAGGGTGTGGTGATCGAGTCGGGAGCAGCGCGAGCCGGCGAAAGGCGTGTCTCGTTCTCAGAGCTTGCGGCGATGGTTTCCGCAGAAGGCCGCGAAATCTCTGCAGACGGGGCGTTCATCTGGCCTGTCGCCGACAAGCCGGTTCAGGGTGCGGTGGGTCTTCCACACCTCATCAACTCCTACGTGACCCACCTCGCTCTGGTGGAGGTGGACGAGATGACCGGGGAGACAGAGGTCCTGCGCATAGTGGCCATAACCGACGCCGGCCGGGTCGTGAATCCTCAGGGGCTCGTCGGGCAGTCCGAGGGCGGCGCGGTCATGGGGATGGGGTATGCCCTCATGGAGGACACGATCATCGAGGACGGCATCACGAAGACGCCGAATTTCTCCACCTACATAGTCCCCACCAGCATGGACACTCCGGAAGTGGAAACCAGGGCCGTCGAGGTCCTCGAACCCACGGGGCCTTTTGGGGCGAAAGGAATAGGTGAGGCGGTGATGGTTCCGGTTGCCCCGGCGATCACAGGAGCCATCAGAGACGCAGTCGGTGTCTGGCTGGACAGGATACCGGCCACTGCGGAGCGAGTGTTGGCGAAGATCTGGGAGAACCGGGAGAATCGGAGGTGA